The proteins below are encoded in one region of Hordeum vulgare subsp. vulgare chromosome 3H, MorexV3_pseudomolecules_assembly, whole genome shotgun sequence:
- the LOC123443023 gene encoding histone H4, with amino-acid sequence MSGRGKGGKGLGKGGAKRHRKVLRDNIQGITKPAIRRLARRGGVKRISGLIYEETRGVLKIFLENVIRDAVTYTEHARRKTVTAMDVVYALKRQGRTLYGFGG; translated from the coding sequence ATGTCTGGCCGCGGCAAGGGAGGTAAGGGGCTGGGCAAGGGTGGCGCCAAGCGCCACCGGAAGGTGCTCCGCGACAACATCCAGGGCATCACCAAGCCGGCCATCCGTCGTCTGGCTCGCCGTGGCGGCGTGAAGCGCATCTCGGGGCTCATCTACGAGGAGACCCGCGGCGTGCTCAAGATCTTCCTCGAGAACGTCATCCGCGACGCCGTCACCTACACCGAGCACGCCCGCCGCAAGACCGTCACCGCCATGGACGTCGTCTACGCCCTCAAGCGGCAGGGGCGAACCCTCTACGGATTCGGCGGCTAG